One Comamonas sp. 26 genomic region harbors:
- a CDS encoding sugar O-acetyltransferase, with translation MPNLEMQLAHIHSGQMYNDLTPELVAARQSAVLLSNAYNAAFSQSGQEREEILKRLLGHIGQSVHFEPGFRCEFGRNIHIGDRFYANFDCIMLDGGGIFIGDDVLLAPRVGIYTSNHAIDPMERAAGGCFAKPVKIGNRVWIGAGAHINPGVTIGDGSIIGSGSVVTSEIPAGVIAAGIPCKVIRTISEQDKTGFDPEPY, from the coding sequence ATGCCCAACCTCGAAATGCAGCTCGCCCATATCCACAGCGGGCAGATGTACAACGACCTGACTCCTGAGCTGGTTGCCGCTCGACAAAGCGCGGTTCTGTTGAGCAATGCCTACAACGCAGCCTTCTCGCAATCGGGACAGGAGCGAGAAGAGATCCTCAAACGATTGCTAGGCCATATCGGCCAGAGCGTGCACTTCGAGCCTGGCTTTCGCTGTGAGTTCGGTCGCAACATCCACATCGGCGACCGCTTCTATGCCAACTTTGATTGCATCATGCTCGATGGCGGCGGCATCTTTATCGGTGACGATGTACTTCTCGCGCCGCGCGTCGGCATCTACACCTCCAATCATGCAATTGACCCCATGGAAAGAGCGGCCGGAGGATGCTTTGCCAAGCCTGTGAAGATCGGCAATCGCGTCTGGATCGGCGCAGGCGCGCACATCAACCCCGGAGTCACCATCGGAGACGGCTCGATCATCGGCTCTGGCAGCGTTGTAACCTCCGAAATTCCTGCAGGAGTCATCGCAGCAGGCATTCCCTGCAAGGTCATACGGACGATTTCCGAACAGGACAAGACCGGATTTGATCCCGAACCATACTGA